In one Micromonospora polyrhachis genomic region, the following are encoded:
- a CDS encoding SRPBCC family protein has translation MRYVDRPRTQCEILVGAPLPQVWELVVDIELPARLSDELHRVEWIDGTAEATLGARFLGYNQNRWFGEWRMLSQVVELEPNRVFAWAVMDVDGRFGPATEDPTSASATWRFDLEPETDGVRLRESVRVGPGRSGLNLAIERFGDEEKQVTGRLDMLRESMQRTLAGIKALAETDR, from the coding sequence ATGCGGTACGTCGACAGGCCCCGTACGCAATGCGAAATCCTCGTCGGGGCACCGCTACCCCAAGTGTGGGAACTGGTGGTCGACATCGAGCTGCCGGCTCGACTCAGCGACGAGCTGCACCGGGTCGAGTGGATTGACGGGACAGCCGAGGCGACGCTCGGAGCCCGGTTCCTCGGCTACAACCAGAACCGGTGGTTCGGCGAATGGCGCATGTTGTCGCAGGTCGTCGAGCTGGAACCGAACCGTGTCTTCGCCTGGGCGGTCATGGACGTCGACGGCCGGTTCGGTCCGGCCACCGAGGATCCCACCAGCGCGTCGGCGACCTGGCGGTTCGACCTGGAACCGGAGACGGACGGCGTCCGGCTGCGGGAGTCGGTACGCGTCGGCCCGGGGCGCTCCGGCCTCAACCTCGCCATCGAGCGCTTCGGCGACGAAGAGAAGCAGGTAACCGGTCGTCTCGACATGCTGCGGGAGAGCATGCAGCGTACGTTGGCAGGCATCAAGGCACTCGCGGAGACCGACCGATAG
- a CDS encoding C39 family peptidase codes for MNTTTLRKTALGIAGLAFTGGLAAAPFTTTPAHADTGKPAAKVQHDKRDSGKAKELDLKYEAQTNFYYCGPAATRNALSASGHHINQDEAAKQLGTTEDGTNSAEDTTRVLNKVVGGDKYKTIAIPDRSADDKQTNKLADDIRKAVDNGRAVVANIAGTATDTEGSTHSFQGGHYISVTGYTDNGNKVKIADSANPNTASYWMTTDNLADWIATRGYSA; via the coding sequence ATGAACACCACCACCCTGCGCAAGACCGCCCTCGGCATCGCCGGCCTCGCCTTCACCGGCGGCCTCGCCGCCGCCCCCTTCACCACCACCCCCGCCCACGCCGACACCGGCAAGCCGGCCGCCAAGGTGCAGCACGACAAGCGCGACAGCGGTAAGGCCAAGGAACTCGACCTCAAATACGAAGCCCAAACCAACTTCTACTACTGCGGCCCCGCCGCCACCCGAAACGCGTTGAGCGCCTCCGGCCACCACATCAACCAAGACGAAGCCGCCAAGCAACTCGGCACCACCGAAGACGGCACCAACTCCGCCGAAGACACCACCCGCGTCCTCAACAAGGTCGTCGGCGGCGACAAGTACAAAACCATCGCCATCCCCGACCGGTCAGCCGACGACAAGCAGACCAACAAACTCGCCGACGACATCCGCAAGGCAGTCGACAACGGCCGCGCCGTCGTCGCCAACATCGCCGGCACCGCCACCGACACCGAAGGCAGCACCCACTCCTTCCAAGGCGGCCACTACATCTCCGTCACCGGCTACACCGACAACGGCAACAAGGTGAAAATCGCAGACTCCGCCAACCCCAACACCGCCAGCTACTGGATGACCACCGACAACCTCGCCGACTGGATCGCCACCCGCGGCTACTCCGCCTGA
- a CDS encoding GNAT family N-acetyltransferase has translation MSPGGGPAVTTVCFHGLVKQQEHLATGSTPTPVLRPRNEADLDECVRILGAVHERDGYPVNWPGQPDEWLTPPLLLASWVAELGGQVVGHVGLSRSGAGDAAPVLWSRQAGVPVTDVAVISRLFVSPAARGHGIGALLMARAVQHAQESGLHPVLDVVASDTSATVLYRRLGWDLLGTVDQQWSPSQTVTVHCYAAPA, from the coding sequence ATGTCCCCAGGCGGCGGCCCCGCCGTGACTACCGTGTGCTTCCATGGTTTGGTGAAACAACAGGAGCACCTTGCTACGGGTAGCACTCCGACGCCGGTTCTCCGACCACGCAACGAGGCTGACCTCGATGAATGTGTCCGCATCCTCGGGGCGGTCCACGAGCGTGACGGCTATCCCGTGAACTGGCCGGGTCAGCCCGACGAGTGGCTGACGCCGCCTCTCCTACTCGCATCCTGGGTGGCGGAGCTGGGGGGCCAGGTCGTCGGTCACGTTGGCCTGTCCCGCAGCGGGGCTGGGGATGCCGCGCCGGTCCTGTGGTCCCGCCAGGCCGGCGTACCCGTGACGGACGTCGCTGTGATCAGCCGCTTGTTCGTCTCACCTGCGGCCCGTGGACATGGGATCGGAGCGCTGCTGATGGCGAGGGCCGTGCAGCATGCGCAAGAAAGTGGCCTGCATCCGGTCCTCGACGTCGTCGCTTCGGACACTTCGGCCACCGTGCTCTATCGGCGCCTCGGGTGGGATTTACTCGGGACCGTGGATCAACAATGGAGTCCGAGCCAGACCGTGACCGTGCACTGCTACGCCGCGCCCGCATGA
- a CDS encoding N-acetyltransferase, translated as MTNLPVVRRARYAEVGVIAALVAESGHTLPITAWLVPDELGRCAILIEAVRIWVEHALFFGEIDVICDEDGLAGAAVWFHRYRPIPPPTAYEARLAAACGGHGEQITTLGALLDGQRPEKAHQHLAFLAVTADLHGTGIATRLLDHHHRRLDQYGTPAYTEAYTDGHQKLLTRHGYQPRPALHLSRYNSIQPMWRPGSSET; from the coding sequence ATGACCAACCTGCCGGTCGTACGCCGGGCTCGATATGCCGAGGTGGGCGTCATCGCCGCCCTGGTGGCCGAGTCAGGCCACACGCTACCGATCACGGCCTGGCTCGTCCCCGACGAACTCGGACGCTGCGCGATCCTCATCGAAGCTGTCCGGATCTGGGTGGAGCACGCGCTCTTCTTCGGCGAGATCGACGTCATCTGTGACGAGGACGGTCTCGCCGGAGCGGCCGTATGGTTCCACCGCTACCGGCCCATTCCACCCCCGACCGCGTACGAGGCACGCCTCGCCGCCGCCTGTGGCGGACACGGCGAGCAGATCACCACCCTCGGCGCGCTGCTCGACGGTCAGCGCCCCGAGAAGGCACATCAGCACCTCGCTTTCCTGGCCGTCACCGCCGACCTGCACGGCACCGGCATCGCCACCCGGCTGCTCGACCACCACCACAGGCGGCTCGACCAGTACGGCACTCCGGCCTATACCGAGGCGTACACCGATGGCCACCAAAAGCTGCTCACCCGACACGGCTACCAGCCCCGCCCTGCCCTGCACCTGTCCCGCTACAACAGCATCCAGCCCATGTGGCGGCCGGGCAGTTCCGAGACCTGA
- a CDS encoding GOLPH3/VPS74 family protein, giving the protein MTMLADDFFRLAHDDVTGRLRLSHRTISVGLAAALLGELLALRRIQIVASGDVRIIDRTPPEDAVAHMVLERLVLEPRSRSLLVWVDRVAQSAYVDVAGRLMRAGQLRVQVSRRLIGRVVTLFLPTDMNQAARPMALLSTQLRWRDPLNQHDSHLAGLVLTTGLDRYVLDGAPAVARGYLRFVVEHLPPPMPQLLHAARVHL; this is encoded by the coding sequence ATGACGATGCTCGCTGATGACTTCTTCCGGCTCGCCCATGATGACGTGACGGGGCGGCTGCGCCTGAGCCACCGGACCATCTCGGTCGGGCTGGCTGCCGCGCTGCTGGGTGAGCTGTTGGCGCTGCGTCGCATCCAGATCGTCGCGAGCGGGGACGTACGCATCATCGACCGGACGCCGCCCGAGGACGCGGTGGCACACATGGTTCTGGAGCGCCTGGTCCTGGAGCCACGCAGCCGGTCCCTGCTGGTCTGGGTGGATCGGGTGGCGCAGTCGGCGTACGTCGATGTCGCTGGCCGCCTGATGCGGGCCGGGCAGCTACGCGTCCAGGTCTCACGGCGACTGATCGGGCGGGTCGTGACGCTCTTCCTGCCGACCGACATGAACCAGGCGGCCCGGCCGATGGCGTTGCTCTCCACCCAGTTGCGTTGGCGGGACCCACTGAACCAACACGACAGCCACCTGGCCGGGCTGGTGCTGACAACCGGTCTGGACCGGTACGTCCTCGACGGTGCTCCGGCGGTGGCCCGGGGATATCTCCGCTTCGTCGTGGAGCACCTGCCGCCGCCGATGCCACAACTGCTGCACGCCGCTCGTGTCCACCTCTGA
- a CDS encoding helix-turn-helix domain-containing protein: MTTDRKAVMVSETITAEQVAEARRDLGKQLAAWRLAAGLTQVGLGPRIGYSRSAVANVEVGREHAPLGFWQSVDRQLSAGGVLFAAYRQFAELERRHKVQMARERDQIRLAKVVDLMGPMAAENVGPTSETAADSAQGLMVSEPQLRLVAEDLIPASRDPDGLDTVTLAIMSGGQTQPFRIRRRALLELAATVAAAPMASVEAPPASSTVDPALVEHFAALRALLVQADDKLGGTSILPTVQQQTVLIAQFRRQARGFLRERLLGAEARWSEFGSWLSDDLGDGVTGAQWLDRAASMAQEANDGAFYAYVLARRAQRVSGTGDEDRVIGLARAAARTPDAPVLVRAFATVQEAQGCAAAGDVHGFQSALDRARLLIRDDSVAEGGTDALGAFCTWPYLDAQEGEGWLRLNEPGNAVTCFTAAVEEWPESYRRERGMYLSRTAHAYLAAIEPDQAAVAASEALALAMATGSARIRNNLVALCGKLGPFRAEPSVRGLLEQMGMP, from the coding sequence GTGACAACTGACCGGAAAGCGGTGATGGTGTCCGAGACGATTACGGCAGAGCAGGTAGCCGAGGCGCGTCGAGATCTTGGTAAGCAACTGGCGGCATGGCGGTTGGCTGCGGGCTTGACACAGGTCGGCCTGGGCCCGCGGATCGGATACTCCAGAAGCGCGGTTGCAAATGTTGAGGTCGGTCGTGAACATGCGCCGCTCGGGTTTTGGCAGTCGGTGGATCGCCAGTTGTCCGCAGGCGGGGTGTTGTTCGCCGCCTACCGACAGTTTGCTGAACTGGAGAGGCGACACAAGGTTCAGATGGCTCGAGAGCGGGACCAGATCCGCCTTGCCAAGGTCGTAGATCTGATGGGACCAATGGCAGCGGAGAACGTCGGGCCGACTTCTGAGACGGCGGCCGACAGCGCCCAGGGCCTGATGGTCAGCGAGCCGCAGTTGAGGCTTGTGGCTGAGGATCTGATACCCGCCAGCAGGGACCCAGACGGTCTGGATACGGTTACCCTTGCGATCATGTCCGGCGGGCAAACACAGCCGTTCCGCATACGGCGACGAGCGTTGCTAGAGTTGGCGGCGACCGTTGCTGCTGCTCCTATGGCCAGTGTGGAAGCCCCGCCTGCCTCATCGACCGTCGATCCGGCGCTTGTGGAGCACTTCGCCGCACTCCGGGCACTTCTTGTCCAAGCGGACGACAAGCTCGGCGGGACGAGCATCCTGCCGACTGTTCAACAGCAGACGGTCCTCATCGCTCAGTTCCGGCGACAGGCTCGCGGTTTTCTCCGCGAGCGCCTGTTGGGCGCGGAGGCGCGATGGAGCGAGTTTGGTAGCTGGCTCAGTGACGATCTAGGTGATGGTGTCACTGGGGCCCAATGGCTGGATCGAGCGGCGAGCATGGCGCAGGAAGCCAACGACGGCGCGTTCTACGCGTACGTTCTGGCGCGAAGAGCACAGCGGGTATCCGGCACAGGTGACGAGGACCGTGTGATCGGCCTCGCACGAGCGGCTGCTCGGACTCCCGATGCGCCAGTGCTTGTACGTGCCTTCGCTACCGTTCAGGAGGCTCAAGGATGCGCCGCCGCCGGTGACGTCCACGGCTTCCAGTCGGCGCTGGACCGAGCTCGACTTCTGATCCGCGACGATTCGGTTGCCGAGGGTGGTACCGATGCGCTCGGGGCATTCTGTACGTGGCCGTACCTCGATGCCCAGGAAGGCGAAGGGTGGCTTCGCCTCAATGAGCCGGGCAACGCTGTTACGTGCTTTACAGCAGCCGTTGAAGAGTGGCCAGAGAGCTACCGCCGTGAGCGCGGGATGTACCTCTCTCGAACCGCCCATGCCTACCTTGCTGCTATAGAACCCGATCAGGCCGCTGTGGCGGCCAGTGAGGCGTTGGCCCTGGCCATGGCTACTGGATCAGCGAGAATCCGGAACAACCTGGTTGCCTTGTGTGGCAAACTCGGCCCCTTCCGGGCGGAACCGTCAGTGCGGGGTCTGCTGGAACAGATGGGCATGCCGTAG
- a CDS encoding PfkB family carbohydrate kinase, which translates to MLFIGRANVDITVRVAGRATPGRTMFASSPAMISAGGKSLNQAIAAAGANARVGLLGNAGEDQWGNLVVQALQAAQVDTSCFSLVPSASTSAAIIEIGADGENRIILALSPETELTPEQVRTRLDCLSPPVVVTQLDLQPESVEAGLRCQHTDIRIGNLVPDPGIGTGVLAGLDLYVVNDVEAAAVLGYCADDPMDAARDLCKLGVRTAIVTVGARGAAYCGPDGAARVPADRVRVVDTSGAGDAFLGVLAAHLARKVPLRDAIVRAVEAGSTAVQHLGPRPPATT; encoded by the coding sequence GTGCTCTTCATCGGCCGCGCCAACGTGGACATCACCGTACGAGTTGCAGGTCGTGCGACCCCCGGGCGGACGATGTTTGCCTCTTCGCCTGCGATGATCTCCGCCGGAGGAAAGAGCCTGAACCAGGCGATTGCTGCTGCCGGTGCCAACGCACGCGTGGGGTTGCTCGGTAACGCTGGCGAGGACCAGTGGGGCAATCTCGTCGTACAAGCTCTTCAAGCTGCACAGGTGGACACCTCCTGCTTCTCCCTCGTGCCATCTGCGTCGACCAGCGCGGCGATTATCGAGATCGGGGCAGACGGAGAGAACCGCATCATTCTTGCGCTTTCACCGGAGACGGAGCTAACCCCCGAGCAGGTACGTACAAGGCTTGACTGCCTAAGCCCTCCGGTGGTCGTAACGCAACTCGACCTGCAACCAGAGAGTGTCGAAGCTGGTCTACGGTGCCAGCACACGGATATACGAATTGGCAATCTGGTGCCGGATCCAGGCATCGGGACGGGGGTGCTGGCCGGCCTTGATCTCTATGTCGTGAACGACGTCGAGGCGGCAGCCGTTCTTGGGTATTGCGCCGATGACCCGATGGATGCTGCTCGCGACCTGTGTAAGCTCGGTGTTCGGACCGCCATAGTTACCGTAGGAGCCCGTGGTGCTGCCTACTGCGGACCTGATGGTGCCGCACGTGTCCCAGCGGATCGGGTGCGGGTGGTGGACACCAGCGGCGCTGGAGATGCGTTTCTTGGCGTCCTTGCCGCGCATTTGGCGCGGAAGGTGCCTCTTCGCGATGCCATAGTGCGAGCTGTGGAGGCGGGAAGCACGGCTGTCCAGCACTTGGGGCCACGTCCGCCAGCGACAACATGA
- a CDS encoding IS701 family transposase, translated as MAVGHSVDPAGWRVILDEAKARVAGRFVRAEPRQTAGQFVEGLLSDVERKTCWSLAERAGHADPQAMQRLLRTAVWDADAVRDDVRDWLVEHLGHPDAVLVVDETGFLKKGVCSVGVQRQYAGTAGRVENSQVGVFLAYVTPATRAMIDRRLYLPETTWCDRPDRLAAAGVPEGEVWFATKPTLARQMITAALDAGVPAGWVTGDEVYGADPGLRADLEHRAIGYVLAVGCDRRVAVNDGRTLVRVDDLAERIPTSQWQLHSCGPGAKGPRDYLWAWITTATNQGEHRWLLIRRNRTTGELAFYLCWTPHPVPLHTLVRVAGSRWSIEELFQTGKGQVGLDHYQVRGWTGWHRHITLTMLALAVLTILAATAQQSDANPELIALTVPEIRRLLNVFVLAVSLPPAHTLRWSIWRRTSQARARRSHYQHRQAK; from the coding sequence GTGGCCGTGGGCCATAGCGTAGACCCTGCCGGGTGGCGGGTCATTCTGGACGAGGCGAAGGCGCGTGTCGCGGGCCGGTTCGTGCGGGCGGAGCCACGCCAGACGGCCGGGCAGTTCGTGGAAGGGCTGCTGTCGGACGTGGAACGTAAGACCTGCTGGTCGTTGGCGGAACGGGCTGGTCACGCTGATCCGCAGGCGATGCAGCGGCTGCTGCGTACGGCGGTGTGGGACGCAGACGCCGTGCGTGATGACGTGCGGGATTGGCTGGTGGAGCATCTCGGACACCCCGATGCGGTCCTGGTCGTCGACGAGACGGGGTTCCTGAAGAAGGGCGTGTGTTCGGTCGGGGTGCAGCGGCAGTACGCCGGCACCGCCGGCCGGGTGGAGAACAGCCAGGTCGGGGTGTTTCTGGCCTACGTGACGCCTGCCACGCGGGCGATGATCGACCGCAGGCTCTACCTACCCGAGACAACCTGGTGTGACCGGCCGGACCGTCTCGCCGCCGCTGGTGTCCCCGAGGGAGAGGTCTGGTTCGCTACGAAACCTACCCTGGCCCGGCAGATGATCACGGCCGCGTTGGACGCTGGTGTTCCGGCTGGCTGGGTGACCGGCGACGAGGTTTACGGCGCCGACCCCGGCCTACGCGCTGACCTGGAACACCGCGCAATCGGCTATGTCCTGGCGGTCGGCTGCGACCGACGCGTGGCGGTCAACGACGGCCGCACCCTGGTCCGCGTCGACGATCTCGCCGAACGGATCCCCACCAGCCAGTGGCAGCTACACAGTTGCGGGCCAGGGGCGAAAGGTCCCCGTGACTACCTGTGGGCGTGGATCACCACCGCCACCAACCAGGGTGAGCATCGGTGGTTACTCATCCGCCGCAACCGCACCACCGGTGAGCTGGCCTTCTACCTGTGCTGGACGCCCCACCCGGTGCCGCTACACACCCTTGTACGAGTAGCCGGCTCCCGTTGGAGCATCGAGGAACTGTTCCAGACCGGCAAAGGGCAGGTCGGCCTGGACCACTACCAGGTCCGCGGCTGGACCGGCTGGCACCGCCACATCACCCTGACCATGCTCGCCTTGGCCGTCCTGACCATCCTCGCCGCCACCGCGCAACAGTCCGACGCCAATCCGGAGCTCATCGCGTTGACCGTCCCCGAGATCCGCCGACTCCTCAACGTTTTCGTCCTCGCCGTATCGCTACCGCCAGCACACACCCTGCGCTGGTCGATCTGGCGGCGAACATCGCAAGCCCGAGCCCGACGATCCCACTACCAGCACAGACAGGCGAAGTGA
- a CDS encoding IS701 family transposase: MLIDEIVGWRAGLDDLLARFAHRFGRAEPRRQALTYVVGLLSPLASKNGWTLAEAAGDATPDRMQRLLNRSAWDPDAVRDDLFAYVSEHLGDDDGVLIVDETGFLKKGIKSAGVQRQYSGTAGRTENCQLGVFLAYASPAGRTLIDRELYLPRGWCDDPARREEAGIAASVGFATKPALGLRMLERAITAGLPARWVTADEAYGQDSKFRTWLQQRRIGYVLAVPRNQRVPTTVGSSRPDVLAAAAPAPAWKRRSCGDGAKGPRLYDWAVASLPDTDDSYGHWLLIRRSITDPTDLAYYLCFGPAGTQDEQLIRIAGTRWAIEECFQTAKTEAGLDHYQVRRYGAWYRHITLVMVAHAFLAVTAAGAEKGAPNPNGTASSLLPWARSAVSWHT; this comes from the coding sequence GTGTTGATCGATGAGATTGTGGGCTGGCGGGCGGGTCTGGATGATCTGCTGGCGCGGTTCGCGCACCGGTTTGGGCGGGCGGAGCCGCGCCGGCAGGCGCTGACCTACGTGGTCGGGTTGTTGTCACCCCTGGCCAGCAAGAACGGCTGGACCCTGGCCGAGGCCGCCGGCGACGCGACGCCGGATCGGATGCAGCGGCTGCTCAACCGGTCGGCGTGGGACCCGGATGCGGTCCGCGATGACCTGTTCGCCTACGTGTCCGAGCACCTCGGCGACGACGACGGGGTGCTGATCGTCGACGAGACCGGGTTCCTGAAGAAGGGCATCAAGTCGGCCGGGGTGCAGCGTCAGTACTCGGGCACAGCCGGGCGGACGGAGAATTGCCAGCTCGGGGTGTTCCTGGCCTATGCCAGCCCGGCCGGGCGCACGCTGATCGACCGGGAGTTGTATCTGCCCCGTGGCTGGTGCGACGACCCCGCCCGCCGCGAGGAAGCCGGCATCGCGGCCAGCGTCGGGTTCGCCACGAAGCCCGCGCTGGGGCTGCGAATGCTCGAACGCGCCATCACCGCCGGCTTGCCAGCGAGATGGGTCACCGCGGACGAGGCCTACGGACAGGACTCCAAGTTCCGGACCTGGCTGCAGCAGCGGCGCATCGGATACGTCCTGGCCGTGCCCCGCAACCAGCGGGTCCCGACCACGGTGGGCAGCTCCCGCCCGGACGTCCTCGCCGCCGCCGCGCCGGCCCCGGCGTGGAAGCGGCGCAGTTGCGGCGACGGCGCCAAGGGACCGCGGCTCTATGACTGGGCCGTGGCCTCCCTGCCCGACACCGACGACAGCTACGGCCACTGGCTGTTGATCCGACGCAGCATCACCGACCCCACGGACCTGGCCTACTACCTGTGCTTCGGCCCCGCAGGCACCCAAGACGAGCAGCTGATCCGCATTGCCGGAACCCGTTGGGCGATCGAGGAGTGCTTCCAGACCGCCAAGACTGAGGCCGGCCTCGATCACTATCAGGTGCGTCGGTACGGCGCCTGGTACCGGCACATAACCCTGGTTATGGTGGCCCACGCCTTCCTCGCCGTCACCGCCGCAGGCGCGGAAAAGGGGGCTCCGAATCCGAACGGGACGGCCTCATCCCTCTTACCCTGGGCGAGATCCGCCGTCTCCTGGCACACCTAA